The following are encoded in a window of Flavobacterium cupriresistens genomic DNA:
- the purL gene encoding phosphoribosylformylglycinamidine synthase: MIHFFENQSKTVFAVQTQNEISAQDISKLNWLFADSNKVEKSALTDFFVGPRATMITPWSTNAVEITQNMGISGIIRIEEFHPATEDFTDFDPMLLQKFSQLDQEIFTINVQPEPILDIDDIAAYNKTEGLALSEEEVAYLDNLAVKLGRKLTDSEIFAFSQANSEHCRHKIFNGTFIIDGEEKETSLFKLIKKTSQENPNDIVSAYKDNVAFVKGPKVQQFAPKTADKPDFYEVKEFDSVISLKAETHNFPTTVEPFNGAATGSGGEIRDRLAGGQGSLPLAGTAVYMTSYSRLNAERKWENAVEERKWLYQTPMDILIKASNGASDFGNKFGQPLITGSVLTFEHEENNRKIGYDKVIMQAGGIGYGKLDQSIKKKPQEGDKIVILGGENYRIGMGGAAVSSADTGAFGSGIELNAIQRSNPEMQKRAANAIRGLVESDNNPIVSIHDHGAGGHLNCLSELVEETGGLIDLDKLPVGDPTLSAKEIIGNESQERMGLVIGQKDIDTLQRIADRERSPMYQVGDVTGDHRFTFQSKSNGSKPMDYALEDFFGSSPKTVMTDKTIDRKYADVSYSANDFESYLQDVLRLEAVASKDWLTNKVDRCVGGKVAKQQNAGPLHLPLNNVGVMALDYLGKEGIATSIGHAPIAALIDPVAGSRNAIAESLSNIVWAPIKDGMKGISLSANWMWACKNEGEDARLYAAVEGCSEFAIELGINIPTGKDSLSMKQKYPNDEVIAPGTVIISAGGNCIDIKKVVEPVLQKNGDAIYYINLSQDAFQLGGSSFAQTRNTIGNKTSTIKDASFFKTAFNTIQQLILEDQILAGHDIGSGGLITTLLEMCFADVNLGAKIDFSAFAEKDLLKILFAENIGIVFQAKDNAAVEAKLSANNVEFFKIGSVQNTATLEFGAYKLDIAKYRDIWFETSYLLDQKQSKNGRAQARFENYKNQVLNYTFPAHFTGKKPVISSEVERPKAAIIREKGSNSEREMANAMYLAGFDVKDVHMTDLISGRETLEDIQFIGAVGGFSNSDVLGSAKGWAGAFLYNEKAKTALANFFKREDTLSVGICNGCQLFMELEVINPEHKVHGKMLHNESNKHESIFTSVTVQENNSVMLSTLAGSTLGVWVSHGEGKFNLPEPEENYNIVSKYAYEGYPANPNGSDYNTAMMCDKTGRHLVMMPHIERSTFQWNWAHYPKDRNDEVSPWHEAFVNARKWIEKN; encoded by the coding sequence ATGATCCATTTCTTTGAAAACCAAAGCAAAACTGTTTTTGCCGTACAAACGCAAAACGAAATTTCAGCTCAAGACATTTCAAAATTAAACTGGCTTTTTGCCGACTCCAATAAGGTCGAAAAATCCGCACTGACGGATTTTTTTGTTGGCCCACGTGCCACTATGATTACACCTTGGAGTACAAATGCAGTAGAAATTACTCAGAATATGGGTATTTCGGGCATTATCAGAATTGAAGAATTTCACCCGGCAACGGAGGATTTTACCGATTTTGACCCGATGCTTTTGCAAAAATTCAGCCAATTAGATCAGGAAATTTTCACGATCAACGTACAACCGGAACCGATTCTCGATATCGATGATATTGCGGCATACAATAAAACGGAAGGTTTAGCTTTAAGTGAAGAAGAGGTAGCTTATTTGGATAATTTAGCCGTAAAACTTGGAAGAAAACTAACCGATTCTGAAATTTTTGCTTTCTCACAAGCGAATTCAGAGCACTGTCGTCACAAGATTTTCAACGGAACTTTTATTATTGACGGTGAAGAAAAAGAAACTTCTCTATTCAAACTAATCAAAAAAACATCACAGGAAAATCCTAACGATATTGTTTCTGCTTACAAAGACAACGTTGCTTTTGTAAAAGGACCAAAAGTGCAGCAGTTTGCACCAAAAACTGCCGATAAACCTGATTTTTATGAAGTAAAAGAATTTGATTCGGTTATTTCATTAAAAGCAGAAACACACAATTTCCCAACAACTGTAGAGCCTTTCAATGGAGCTGCAACCGGATCAGGAGGAGAAATTCGTGACCGTTTAGCGGGTGGTCAAGGTTCATTGCCATTGGCAGGAACTGCTGTTTATATGACTTCTTACTCTCGTTTAAACGCAGAACGTAAGTGGGAAAATGCTGTTGAAGAAAGAAAATGGTTGTACCAGACTCCAATGGATATTTTAATCAAAGCATCAAACGGAGCTTCTGATTTTGGAAATAAATTTGGTCAGCCTTTAATTACTGGTTCTGTTTTAACTTTCGAACACGAAGAAAACAACCGCAAAATTGGTTACGACAAAGTAATCATGCAAGCGGGTGGAATCGGATACGGAAAACTGGATCAATCCATCAAAAAGAAACCACAGGAAGGCGATAAAATCGTGATACTAGGTGGAGAAAATTATAGAATCGGAATGGGTGGTGCTGCAGTTTCATCTGCAGATACAGGCGCTTTTGGTTCAGGAATTGAATTAAACGCGATTCAACGTTCTAATCCGGAAATGCAAAAACGTGCCGCAAATGCGATTCGTGGTTTAGTTGAAAGCGACAATAATCCAATTGTTTCTATTCACGATCACGGTGCGGGTGGACACTTAAACTGTCTTTCTGAATTGGTGGAAGAAACCGGAGGTTTAATCGATTTAGATAAATTACCTGTTGGAGACCCTACCCTTTCTGCAAAAGAAATTATCGGTAACGAATCTCAGGAAAGAATGGGATTGGTTATTGGCCAAAAAGACATTGACACCTTACAAAGAATTGCCGACAGAGAGCGTTCTCCAATGTATCAGGTGGGTGATGTTACGGGTGATCATCGTTTTACTTTCCAATCTAAATCAAATGGTTCAAAACCGATGGATTATGCTTTGGAAGATTTCTTCGGAAGTTCACCAAAAACGGTAATGACAGACAAAACAATCGACAGAAAATATGCTGATGTTTCTTACTCGGCAAATGATTTCGAAAGTTATTTACAAGACGTTTTACGTTTAGAAGCGGTTGCCTCAAAAGACTGGCTGACTAATAAAGTAGACCGTTGTGTAGGTGGAAAAGTGGCTAAACAGCAAAATGCAGGTCCGTTACATTTACCATTGAACAATGTGGGTGTAATGGCTTTAGATTATTTAGGTAAAGAAGGAATCGCAACTTCTATCGGTCACGCTCCTATTGCCGCTTTAATTGATCCGGTTGCAGGAAGTAGAAATGCTATCGCAGAGTCGTTATCAAACATCGTTTGGGCTCCGATTAAAGACGGAATGAAAGGAATTTCACTTTCAGCTAACTGGATGTGGGCTTGTAAAAATGAAGGAGAAGATGCTCGTTTGTACGCTGCTGTTGAAGGTTGTTCTGAATTTGCTATCGAATTAGGAATCAATATTCCAACAGGAAAAGATTCCCTTTCGATGAAACAAAAATATCCAAACGACGAAGTAATTGCACCGGGAACGGTTATTATTTCTGCCGGAGGAAATTGTATCGACATTAAAAAAGTAGTAGAACCGGTTTTACAGAAAAACGGAGATGCTATTTATTATATCAATTTGTCTCAGGATGCTTTCCAATTAGGAGGTTCTTCTTTTGCACAAACCAGAAACACAATCGGAAACAAAACATCTACTATAAAAGATGCTTCTTTCTTTAAAACTGCCTTTAACACCATTCAGCAATTAATTTTAGAAGATCAGATTCTTGCCGGACACGATATCGGAAGTGGTGGTTTGATCACTACTTTACTAGAAATGTGTTTTGCAGATGTAAATCTTGGAGCTAAAATTGATTTTTCTGCTTTCGCTGAAAAAGACTTGTTAAAAATTCTTTTCGCAGAAAACATCGGAATCGTTTTTCAAGCTAAAGATAATGCAGCTGTTGAAGCAAAATTAAGCGCCAACAATGTTGAGTTCTTCAAAATAGGTTCCGTACAAAATACCGCCACCTTGGAATTTGGAGCTTACAAATTGGATATTGCGAAGTACAGAGATATCTGGTTTGAGACTTCTTATTTATTAGATCAAAAACAATCTAAAAACGGAAGAGCTCAGGCCCGTTTCGAAAACTATAAAAATCAAGTATTAAACTATACTTTCCCGGCACACTTTACAGGTAAAAAACCTGTCATCTCGAGCGAAGTCGAGAGACCAAAAGCCGCTATTATTCGTGAAAAAGGAAGTAATTCTGAGCGTGAAATGGCAAATGCTATGTACTTAGCCGGTTTTGATGTAAAAGACGTTCACATGACCGATTTGATCTCAGGTCGTGAAACATTAGAAGACATTCAGTTTATTGGTGCAGTTGGAGGATTCTCTAATTCAGACGTTTTAGGTTCTGCCAAAGGTTGGGCCGGTGCTTTCTTATACAACGAAAAAGCAAAAACAGCTTTAGCTAATTTCTTCAAAAGAGAAGATACTTTATCGGTTGGAATCTGTAACGGATGTCAGTTGTTTATGGAATTAGAAGTAATCAATCCGGAACATAAAGTACACGGAAAAATGCTTCATAACGAAAGTAATAAACACGAGAGTATCTTTACTTCGGTAACCGTTCAGGAAAACAATTCGGTTATGCTATCTACATTAGCGGGAAGTACTTTAGGAGTTTGGGTTTCACACGGAGAAGGAAAATTCAACTTACCGGAACCGGAAGAAAATTACAACATCGTTTCTAAATATGCTTACGAAGGTTATCCGGCAAACCCTAATGGTTCGGATTACAACACGGCAATGATGTGTGATAAAACAGGAAGACATTTGGTAATGATGCCACATATTGAGCGTTCAACGTTCCAATGGAACTGGGCACATTATCCAAAAGACAGAAATGACGAAGTTTCGCCTTGGCATGAAGCTTTTGTCAATGCCAGAAAATGGATTGAGAAAAACTAA
- a CDS encoding TonB-dependent receptor domain-containing protein has product MKKYMPKITLLITLLIISQYTFAQNSPSIKGTVSDGKTPIEFVSVILKKSNDSTKVASYAVTDALGNFSLEKVVSGDYQLQFELIGFKTASKKITFTNTGINLGTTVLQNDTNVLNAVIVNSNKKQIQKTDEGFVFNATSNISQTGGTATDMLKSIPTVAVDADGGISLRGKTPMILINGKNSAITNMDQIAASSIESIEVISNPTAKYDANAESGIINIKLKKNNQAGLNGAVVLGGGFGAKDRMNSSVQLNQKTEKWNFGLGYDNRFAGRTKKIKGERTNYFIADEHYIDQNRSDQRTEGLQNLKFNIDFSPSERNTFSFEALGNLENQDNDETLHTAVHTNTNRFFSNNIRHSLELERSKAAELAFNYDRKFSDNRKSLNAGITSSFNFHRENTDIDTNNYDENEVIIGNPDLQKTHNYEKENISNAFLNYAVPISEKTTMETGYKGTFRFFNSDFQSADQINSDYVVNPLASNIFDFNEQINAAYGLLNSFIGTAENPKWKYNLGIRAEQVTNNGKTQNNSDNFSNNYLKLFPSASLQLNLKSDEFLKLGYSKRINRPDLDNLNPFIDITDALNPHGGNPYLKPEIIHIVELGYNKEWENYSISTNAFYRNANNTIKQYAELQDNGVVLLKPQNIGTTTTYGLETIFSLKPFKFYNANLSITAFQQNIDASNLAQDVVNKAFNWYGKIINNFAPWQGGKLQIIGNYNSALATPQGKRIPIYNVDMGFQQKLGKGNARLGLVVTDMFNTLESGYKNNTALFSNNRTSKSDTRALMLTFAYTFKSDFKEKLLENQFSTE; this is encoded by the coding sequence ATGAAAAAATACATGCCTAAAATAACACTGCTCATCACTTTACTTATCATAAGTCAATACACCTTTGCTCAAAATTCACCTTCCATAAAAGGAACTGTTTCTGACGGTAAAACTCCAATTGAATTTGTTTCTGTAATCTTGAAAAAAAGTAATGACTCTACCAAAGTTGCTTCTTATGCCGTAACAGATGCATTAGGAAATTTTTCTTTAGAAAAAGTTGTTTCAGGCGATTATCAGTTACAATTCGAATTAATTGGTTTTAAAACTGCCTCTAAAAAAATAACATTTACAAACACCGGCATAAATCTCGGCACAACGGTTTTACAAAACGACACGAACGTATTAAATGCCGTTATTGTAAATTCTAACAAAAAACAAATTCAAAAAACCGATGAAGGATTTGTTTTTAATGCCACATCAAATATTTCACAAACCGGCGGAACCGCTACAGACATGCTAAAAAGCATTCCAACCGTCGCCGTAGATGCTGACGGAGGCATTTCGCTACGCGGAAAAACACCAATGATACTAATTAACGGAAAAAACTCTGCCATCACCAATATGGATCAGATCGCAGCAAGCAGTATCGAAAGCATAGAAGTAATCAGCAATCCGACTGCCAAATACGATGCCAATGCCGAAAGCGGAATAATCAATATAAAACTCAAGAAAAACAATCAGGCCGGTCTTAACGGTGCTGTAGTTTTAGGTGGAGGATTTGGAGCGAAAGACAGAATGAACAGCTCCGTGCAATTAAATCAGAAAACAGAAAAATGGAATTTTGGTTTGGGTTATGACAATCGCTTTGCCGGACGAACAAAGAAAATAAAAGGCGAAAGAACCAATTATTTTATTGCTGACGAACATTATATCGATCAAAACAGAAGCGATCAACGAACAGAAGGATTACAAAATCTAAAATTTAATATTGATTTTTCGCCAAGCGAAAGAAATACATTCTCTTTTGAAGCACTCGGAAATTTAGAAAATCAGGACAACGACGAAACTTTGCATACCGCAGTTCACACCAATACGAACCGCTTTTTTTCAAACAACATCAGACATTCTTTGGAACTGGAACGTTCAAAAGCAGCAGAACTGGCTTTTAATTATGATCGAAAATTTTCTGATAATAGAAAAAGTCTAAATGCAGGTATTACTTCCTCGTTCAATTTTCATAGAGAGAATACCGATATTGATACAAATAATTATGATGAGAATGAAGTCATAATTGGAAATCCCGACCTTCAAAAAACACATAACTATGAAAAGGAAAATATCTCGAATGCCTTTTTAAACTATGCCGTTCCAATTTCAGAAAAAACGACAATGGAAACCGGATACAAAGGAACTTTTCGTTTTTTTAATTCCGATTTTCAGAGTGCGGACCAAATCAATAGCGATTATGTAGTTAATCCTTTAGCTAGCAACATTTTTGATTTTAACGAACAAATCAATGCGGCCTATGGTCTTTTGAATTCCTTTATTGGCACTGCCGAAAATCCAAAATGGAAATACAATCTGGGCATCCGTGCCGAACAGGTCACTAACAATGGAAAAACACAAAACAACAGCGACAATTTCTCGAACAATTATTTAAAGCTCTTTCCGTCAGCATCCTTACAACTGAACCTAAAGTCAGATGAGTTTCTGAAATTGGGCTACAGCAAACGTATCAACCGTCCGGATTTAGACAATCTGAATCCTTTTATCGACATTACAGATGCATTGAATCCGCATGGAGGAAATCCTTATCTAAAACCTGAAATTATACATATTGTAGAATTAGGCTACAATAAAGAATGGGAGAACTATTCCATCTCAACAAATGCTTTTTACAGAAATGCCAACAACACCATCAAACAATACGCGGAACTTCAGGACAATGGCGTTGTTTTACTGAAACCGCAGAATATCGGCACAACTACTACGTATGGTTTGGAAACCATCTTTAGTCTAAAACCCTTTAAATTTTACAATGCAAACCTTAGTATAACTGCTTTTCAACAAAATATTGACGCCTCTAATCTGGCTCAGGATGTGGTCAATAAGGCTTTTAACTGGTATGGAAAAATCATTAATAATTTTGCTCCGTGGCAAGGAGGAAAACTTCAGATAATTGGAAATTACAATTCTGCATTGGCTACTCCACAAGGAAAAAGGATTCCGATTTATAACGTAGACATGGGTTTCCAACAAAAATTAGGAAAAGGAAATGCCCGTTTAGGACTGGTCGTAACCGATATGTTTAACACACTCGAAAGCGGCTATAAAAACAACACGGCTCTTTTTAGTAACAACCGAACCTCAAAATCAGACACACGCGCTCTAATGCTTACTTTTGCTTACACATTCAAATCTGATTTTAAAGAAAAACTACTGGAAAATCAATTTTCAACAGAGTAA
- a CDS encoding AMP-dependent synthetase/ligase — translation MVSITRLFDFPYYQQETYNLQVALATKKNGTWEKTSSQEYIAKANAVSRALLRMGIQKDDKIALITSNNRTEWNIMDIGILQTGAQNVPIYPTISEEDYEYILNHSGSIYCFVSDDEVYQKVKAIQANVPTLKEVYSFNEIAGCKHWSELLTLGADESNQSEVEARKDSIQADDLATIIYTSGTTGRPKGVMLSHKNIVSNVLDSSPRIPFDPGKSTALSFLPICHIFERMILYIYQYYGVSVYFGESIDKISDNLKEVRPTVMTAVPRLLEKVYDKIYAKGAELTGIKKKLFFWAIDLGLRYEPYGANGGWYEFQLKIARKLIFSKWKEGLGGNLDLMVSGSAALQPRLARVFAAAEIPVMEGYGLSETSPVIAVNDQRNRGFKIGTVGKVINNVEVKIAQDGEILCKGPNVMLGYFKDPEKTAEALQDGYFHTGDIGEIDSEGFLKITDRKKEMFKTSGGKYIAPQLIENAMKQSRFIEQIMVIGEGEKMPAAFIQPNFEFVKEWAKIHKITLGASNSEIASNAQVIKRIDEEVEGINEKFGHWEKIKRFELTPDVWSIDGGQLTPTLKLKRKIIKEIYKDLYVKIYGNN, via the coding sequence ATGGTTTCAATCACACGCCTTTTTGATTTTCCTTATTATCAACAAGAGACTTATAATCTACAGGTTGCGCTTGCAACCAAAAAAAATGGAACCTGGGAAAAAACATCAAGCCAGGAATATATTGCTAAAGCAAATGCTGTTTCAAGAGCATTATTACGCATGGGCATTCAGAAAGATGATAAAATTGCTTTAATCACTTCTAATAACCGCACCGAATGGAATATCATGGATATTGGTATTTTACAAACCGGAGCACAGAACGTTCCGATTTATCCAACTATATCTGAAGAGGATTACGAATATATTTTAAACCACAGCGGAAGCATTTACTGTTTCGTTTCAGACGACGAAGTATACCAAAAAGTAAAAGCAATCCAGGCCAATGTACCGACCTTAAAAGAAGTGTATTCTTTTAATGAAATTGCAGGCTGCAAACACTGGTCAGAATTACTGACTTTGGGTGCAGATGAAAGCAATCAGTCTGAAGTTGAGGCCAGAAAAGACAGCATTCAAGCCGATGATTTGGCTACTATTATTTATACATCAGGAACTACCGGAAGACCTAAAGGGGTTATGCTTTCACACAAAAACATTGTTTCCAATGTTTTAGACAGCTCACCGAGGATTCCTTTTGATCCGGGAAAAAGTACTGCTTTAAGTTTCCTTCCAATTTGTCATATTTTTGAAAGAATGATTTTGTACATCTATCAATATTATGGTGTTTCGGTTTATTTTGGAGAATCTATTGATAAAATCAGTGATAACCTGAAAGAAGTTCGTCCAACAGTTATGACAGCTGTTCCGAGACTATTGGAAAAGGTTTACGATAAAATCTATGCAAAAGGAGCTGAATTAACAGGAATCAAGAAAAAACTATTCTTCTGGGCTATTGATTTAGGTCTAAGATATGAGCCATACGGAGCAAACGGTGGCTGGTATGAATTTCAATTAAAAATTGCCCGTAAACTTATTTTCAGCAAATGGAAAGAAGGTTTAGGAGGTAATCTGGATTTAATGGTTTCAGGAAGTGCCGCTTTACAACCCCGATTAGCTAGAGTTTTTGCTGCTGCAGAAATTCCGGTTATGGAAGGATATGGTTTATCTGAAACATCTCCTGTAATTGCTGTTAACGACCAAAGAAACAGAGGTTTCAAAATTGGAACTGTTGGAAAAGTAATAAACAACGTTGAAGTAAAAATTGCCCAAGACGGTGAGATTCTTTGCAAAGGACCAAACGTAATGTTAGGTTACTTTAAAGATCCTGAGAAAACGGCTGAAGCTTTACAGGACGGTTATTTCCACACCGGAGATATTGGAGAAATTGACAGCGAAGGGTTCCTAAAAATTACCGATCGTAAAAAAGAAATGTTCAAAACTTCAGGCGGAAAATACATTGCTCCTCAATTAATTGAAAATGCGATGAAACAATCTCGTTTTATTGAGCAAATCATGGTAATTGGTGAGGGCGAAAAAATGCCAGCAGCTTTTATTCAGCCAAATTTTGAATTCGTAAAAGAATGGGCTAAAATCCATAAAATTACTTTAGGAGCTTCAAATAGTGAAATTGCTTCAAACGCTCAAGTAATCAAAAGAATTGATGAAGAAGTAGAAGGCATTAACGAGAAATTCGGTCACTGGGAAAAAATCAAACGTTTTGAACTAACTCCGGATGTCTGGTCAATCGATGGCGGACAACTTACTCCTACCCTTAAATTGAAACGTAAAATCATAAAAGAAATCTACAAAGATCTTTACGTTAAAATCTACGGTAACAACTAA
- a CDS encoding 3'-5' exonuclease → MKTTDKIIIIDLEATCWQGPVPVGQENEIIEIGLAILDTTTGEITKNEGILVKPQRSTVSPFCTELTTITADLLDKNGVIFQEAIGRLIDEYQPDLYTWASYGQYDLNMLKKQCKSFGIPYPMGEEHINVKVNFAAKFGLQKPTGMNGALHLLDIPLEGTHHRGIDDAKNIAKILHWCLRN, encoded by the coding sequence ATGAAAACAACAGATAAAATTATAATTATTGATTTAGAAGCCACATGTTGGCAAGGACCTGTTCCTGTAGGACAGGAGAATGAAATTATTGAAATTGGATTAGCAATTTTGGATACTACAACCGGAGAAATTACAAAGAATGAAGGGATTTTGGTTAAACCACAACGTTCAACGGTAAGCCCATTTTGTACAGAGTTAACGACTATTACTGCGGATCTGTTAGATAAGAACGGGGTAATTTTTCAGGAAGCTATCGGAAGATTGATTGATGAATATCAACCGGATTTGTATACCTGGGCAAGTTACGGTCAGTACGATCTGAATATGTTAAAAAAACAATGCAAATCGTTCGGTATTCCGTATCCAATGGGAGAGGAACACATTAATGTAAAAGTAAATTTCGCAGCAAAATTTGGGTTACAAAAACCAACCGGAATGAACGGCGCTTTACATTTGCTGGATATTCCCTTAGAAGGAACGCATCATCGTGGTATAGATGACGCAAAGAATATTGCTAAAATTTTGCATTGGTGCTTGCGTAACTAG